Proteins co-encoded in one Colletes latitarsis isolate SP2378_abdomen chromosome 13, iyColLati1, whole genome shotgun sequence genomic window:
- the LOC143349610 gene encoding coiled-coil domain-containing protein 40-like isoform X6: MDLIERPTLNVLDPDDKLMEKFQKTFHAHLTDVNNRLSEDIYELETSIKQTEKEIESKGTHLYQTQQEIDHQHTTILQYIEALSKITLLREKRCQNIEHVKKVLKENHCKLKEERYKKEKLSQELKNLLACYNYLSKWEEDLNDYLKKSKQISSLDINRKKMLIKKKQQRDFILYRLKEEVWKIEAEIAYLDEQLQIKDREKDDTNRVIIDVNTDLETLHTENKGLHNTWKSIVANIYKRNNVYDQLHSKQENIKTIYTKRNKQIKSIKLFSKRKII, from the exons ATGGATTTGATCGAGAGACCCACATTAAACGTTCTTGATCCAGATGATAAATTAATGGAGAAGTTTCAAAAAACATTTCATGCTCATTTAACAGATGTGAATAATAGACTTTCGGAAGATATATACGAACTA GAAACATCGATAAAACAAACTGAAAAAGAGATAGAATCAAAAGGTACGCATCTATACCAAACTCAACAAGAAATTGATCATCAACATACAACAATACTACAATATATAGAAGCATTGTCGAAAATTACGTTGCTAAGAGAAAAAAGATGTCAAAATATAGAGCACGTTAAAAAAGTTCTGAAAGAAAATCATTGTAAATTGAAGGAAGAAAGATATAAGAAGGAAAAGCTTTCTCAAGAGTTAAAAAATTTGTTGGCTTGTTATAATTATTTATCCAAATGGGAAGAAGATTTAAATGATTATTTGAAAAAGTCGAAACAGATATCCTCATTAGATATCAATAGAAAAAAGATGCTAATCAAAAAGAAACAGCAAcgagattttattttatatcgatTAAAGGAAGAAGTATGGAAGATTGAAGCGGAGATAGCATATTTGGACGAGCAATTACAAATTAAAGATAGAGAAAAAGACGATACTAATAGAGTAATAATCGACGTAAATACAGATTTAGAAACTCTACATACAGAAAACAAAGGCTTACATAATACGTGGAAATCTATCGTAGCTAATATTTATAAACGGAATAATGTATATGATCAGCTACATTCGAAACAAGA AAATATCAAAACTATTTATACAAAGaggaacaaacaaataaaaagtatcaaattattttcgaaaagaaaaataatttag
- the LOC143349610 gene encoding coiled-coil domain-containing protein 40-like isoform X8, whose amino-acid sequence MDLIERPTLNVLDPDDKLMEKFQKTFHAHLTDVNNRLSEDIYELETSIKQTEKEIESKGTHLYQTQQEIDHQHTTILQYIEALSKITLLREKRCQNIEHVKKVLKENHCKLKEERYKKEKLSQELKNLLACYNYLSKWEEDLNDYLKKSKQISSLDINRKKMLIKKKQQRDFILYRLKEEVWKIEAEIAYLDEQLQIKDREKDDTNRVIIDVNTDLETLHTENKGLHNTWKSIVANIYKRNNVYDQLHSKQDVYFIEKCISCVMHC is encoded by the exons ATGGATTTGATCGAGAGACCCACATTAAACGTTCTTGATCCAGATGATAAATTAATGGAGAAGTTTCAAAAAACATTTCATGCTCATTTAACAGATGTGAATAATAGACTTTCGGAAGATATATACGAACTA GAAACATCGATAAAACAAACTGAAAAAGAGATAGAATCAAAAGGTACGCATCTATACCAAACTCAACAAGAAATTGATCATCAACATACAACAATACTACAATATATAGAAGCATTGTCGAAAATTACGTTGCTAAGAGAAAAAAGATGTCAAAATATAGAGCACGTTAAAAAAGTTCTGAAAGAAAATCATTGTAAATTGAAGGAAGAAAGATATAAGAAGGAAAAGCTTTCTCAAGAGTTAAAAAATTTGTTGGCTTGTTATAATTATTTATCCAAATGGGAAGAAGATTTAAATGATTATTTGAAAAAGTCGAAACAGATATCCTCATTAGATATCAATAGAAAAAAGATGCTAATCAAAAAGAAACAGCAAcgagattttattttatatcgatTAAAGGAAGAAGTATGGAAGATTGAAGCGGAGATAGCATATTTGGACGAGCAATTACAAATTAAAGATAGAGAAAAAGACGATACTAATAGAGTAATAATCGACGTAAATACAGATTTAGAAACTCTACATACAGAAAACAAAGGCTTACATAATACGTGGAAATCTATCGTAGCTAATATTTATAAACGGAATAATGTATATGATCAGCTACATTCGAAACAAGA TGTGTATTTCATAGAGAAGTGCATAAGTTGTGTGATGCACTGTTAA
- the LOC143349610 gene encoding coiled-coil domain-containing protein 40-like isoform X7 has protein sequence MDLIERPTLNVLDPDDKLMEKFQKTFHAHLTDVNNRLSEDIYELETSIKQTEKEIESKGTHLYQTQQEIDHQHTTILQYIEALSKITLLREKRCQNIEHVKKVLKENHCKLKEERYKKEKLSQELKNLLACYNYLSKWEEDLNDYLKKSKQISSLDINRKKMLIKKKQQRDFILYRLKEEVWKIEAEIAYLDEQLQIKDREKDDTNRVIIDVNTDLETLHTENKGLHNTWKSIVANIYKRNNVYDQLHSKQEFSNTIFRKEDLKMYNFTFNVVCIS, from the exons ATGGATTTGATCGAGAGACCCACATTAAACGTTCTTGATCCAGATGATAAATTAATGGAGAAGTTTCAAAAAACATTTCATGCTCATTTAACAGATGTGAATAATAGACTTTCGGAAGATATATACGAACTA GAAACATCGATAAAACAAACTGAAAAAGAGATAGAATCAAAAGGTACGCATCTATACCAAACTCAACAAGAAATTGATCATCAACATACAACAATACTACAATATATAGAAGCATTGTCGAAAATTACGTTGCTAAGAGAAAAAAGATGTCAAAATATAGAGCACGTTAAAAAAGTTCTGAAAGAAAATCATTGTAAATTGAAGGAAGAAAGATATAAGAAGGAAAAGCTTTCTCAAGAGTTAAAAAATTTGTTGGCTTGTTATAATTATTTATCCAAATGGGAAGAAGATTTAAATGATTATTTGAAAAAGTCGAAACAGATATCCTCATTAGATATCAATAGAAAAAAGATGCTAATCAAAAAGAAACAGCAAcgagattttattttatatcgatTAAAGGAAGAAGTATGGAAGATTGAAGCGGAGATAGCATATTTGGACGAGCAATTACAAATTAAAGATAGAGAAAAAGACGATACTAATAGAGTAATAATCGACGTAAATACAGATTTAGAAACTCTACATACAGAAAACAAAGGCTTACATAATACGTGGAAATCTATCGTAGCTAATATTTATAAACGGAATAATGTATATGATCAGCTACATTCGAAACAAGA GTTTAGTAATACTATTTTTCGAAAAGAGGatttaaaaatgtataattttacatttaatgtAGTGTGTATTTCATAG